The Sphingobium sp. JS3065 genome includes a region encoding these proteins:
- a CDS encoding FkbM family methyltransferase, whose translation MSRYVRELRDRALAVRLAVAGRVHQYPEIQALRRFLSVFAIDCVFDVGANRGQYATMLRKDAGFRGTILSFEPNPEIFAELERNAASDRKWHVFNMALSDFDGTASFNIMAADQFSSLKKPSGEQDAIFADRNKVTRTVDMQCRRLESMLPELKRAHGFARPFLKMDTQGHDLSVCEGAGGVLGEMAGVQTELGVRPIYEGGTGYRDMIDWLAIRAFVPSAFFANNKGHFPLLVEMDGIFVNQAYLSQDR comes from the coding sequence ATGAGCCGTTATGTTCGTGAACTGCGCGACCGGGCGCTGGCTGTGCGGCTGGCTGTGGCGGGCCGTGTTCATCAATATCCTGAAATTCAGGCGTTGCGCCGGTTTTTGAGCGTATTTGCCATCGATTGCGTGTTCGACGTCGGGGCCAATCGCGGCCAATATGCGACGATGCTGCGCAAGGATGCGGGGTTCCGGGGCACGATCCTGTCCTTCGAACCCAATCCGGAGATTTTCGCGGAACTGGAGAGGAATGCCGCGTCCGACCGCAAATGGCATGTGTTCAACATGGCGCTGTCCGATTTCGACGGGACGGCCAGCTTCAACATCATGGCCGCCGACCAGTTCAGTTCCCTGAAGAAACCGTCCGGGGAACAGGACGCAATCTTTGCCGACCGCAACAAGGTGACGCGCACCGTCGACATGCAGTGCCGCCGCCTGGAGAGCATGCTGCCGGAATTGAAGCGCGCCCACGGCTTCGCCCGGCCGTTCCTCAAGATGGACACGCAGGGTCATGACCTCTCAGTCTGTGAAGGCGCGGGCGGCGTGCTGGGTGAAATGGCGGGGGTGCAGACCGAACTCGGCGTCCGGCCGATCTATGAAGGCGGCACCGGCTATCGGGACATGATTGACTGGCTGGCGATCCGCGCTTTCGTGCCTTCTGCCTTCTTCGCCAACAACAAGGGACATTTCCCCCTGCTGGTCGAGATGGACGGCATCTTCGTCAATCAGGCATATTTGTCGCAGGACCGTTGA